The following proteins are co-located in the Silene latifolia isolate original U9 population chromosome 1, ASM4854445v1, whole genome shotgun sequence genome:
- the LOC141590693 gene encoding agamous-like MADS-box protein AGL62, whose translation MAEVIMKKIQHEASNYQKKTKGKQRIVIKRIENKNARLVAFSKRRKTLFTVFQYLAAIVFSEAGKLHCCGHANEDAVIQRFIDYLDKNWDEGIVKIVNNDNCDGFWWDEPIDKLEFVELERFKVALEGLRNKVATTIDEFSCSSVSNGFGDIELGMKMESNVFHPELLPPDAFLNMIINNGLF comes from the exons ATGGCAGAAGTGATCATgaaaaaaatacaacatgaagcttcCAATTATCAAAAGAAAACTAAAGGAAAACAACGAATCGTAATCAAGCGAATCGAGAATAAGAATGCAAGACTAGTAGCCTTCTCGAAACGAAGAAAAACATTGTTCACTGTTTTTCAATATC TCGCTGCTATTGTATTTTCCGAAGCTGGAAAATTGCACTGTTGCGGTCATGCTAATGAAGATGCTGTCATTCAACGTTTTATCGACTATCTTGATAAAAATTGGGACGAGGGAATCGTCAAAATCGTAAATAATGACAATTGTGATGGTTTTTGGTGGGATGAGCcgattgataaacttgaatttgtCGAGTTGGAGAGGTTTAAGGTTGCGTTAGAGGGTTTACGGAACAAAGTCGCTACTACAATCGATGAATTTAGCTGTAGTTCCGTGAGTAACGGTTTTGGAGACATTGAGCTCGGTATGAAGATGGAGAGTAATGTTTTTCATCCAGAGTTATTACCGCCTGATGCTTTTCTAAATATGATTATTAATAATGGATTATTTTAA